The DNA window ATAGCGGTAACTTCAGCCGGAGTAATAAGCTTTATTTTTCCCTGGTTTTTAAGTTCCTGTACTTTTTCCACGGAATCCAGGGCTCCTCTGAATTCATTTCTTCGGTGAATCAGGGTTACTTCACTGGCTACATTGGAAAGGAAGATACTCCAGTCCAGTGCAGAATCCCCTCCACCGGCAATCACCACTTTTTTATTTCTGAAATGTTCAGGCTCTTTTACAAAGTACTCAAGTCCTTTTTCTTCATAATCGGCAATATTGTCCAGTGCAGGTTTTCTCGGTTCAAAAGTCCCGAGTCCTCCGGCAATGGCTACAGCTTTAGCACGGTGAACTGTACCTTTATTGGTCACAACTTCAAACCATTCGTCATCCACTTTATGTAATGTAACTGCCGTTTCCCCTAAGGTAAAACCTGGCTGGAACTGCCTGATCTGCTCCATTAAATTATCTACCAGGTCCCCTGCATTAACTGCCGGATACCCCGGAATATCGAAAATAGGTTTCTTAGGATAAAGTTCTGCCAGCTGACCTCCAGGCTGCGGAAGAGCATCGATGATGTGGCATTTCATTTTCAGCAGACCTGCTTCAAATACAGCGAAAAGACCGGTTGGACCGGCTCCTATGATCAATATATCGGTTGTTATCATAACAATAGGATAATTTAATTAAACGTTAGCTGCAAATTTACTAATTTTAATGCGAAGCTGATTTAACTCAGTCTAAATAAATAAATGAGATTTGTCAAATAAAAGGCTCATCAAGAGCCCCATGATTTGGCAGTGTTTTTGTAAAATTCTAATTATGAAGAAATTATTAATATGCTTCGCATTATTTGCATGTTTTCTGGGCTATGGCCAGATTACCAATATTGCAGATGGTGAATCATTAACGTTCAGAATCCATTATGGTATCCTGAATGCCGGAACAGCTAACCTCACTACTAAAAAAACGATGTACAGGGGTACGCCTCATCTGTATGTAAAAGGCAGCGGGCAGACCACGGGAGCTGTAAAAGCTTTTTTTAAAGTGGAAGATTTGTATGAGAGTTTCATCAATACCAATACGGAACTGCCGAGCTTTTATGTGAGGAATGTACGTGAAGGCGGTTATACGCAACATTTTGAAACA is part of the Chryseobacterium camelliae genome and encodes:
- a CDS encoding NAD(P)/FAD-dependent oxidoreductase, whose amino-acid sequence is MITTDILIIGAGPTGLFAVFEAGLLKMKCHIIDALPQPGGQLAELYPKKPIFDIPGYPAVNAGDLVDNLMEQIRQFQPGFTLGETAVTLHKVDDEWFEVVTNKGTVHRAKAVAIAGGLGTFEPRKPALDNIADYEEKGLEYFVKEPEHFRNKKVVIAGGGDSALDWSIFLSNVASEVTLIHRRNEFRGALDSVEKVQELKNQGKIKLITPAEVTAIKGGGKVEAITVQVDGEEAYDIDTDYFIPLFGLTPKLGDIANWGLNIEKNAIVVNNALDYQTNIDGVYAIGDINTYPGKLKLILCGFHEATLMCQSVYNRLNPGKKYVLKYTTVSGVDGFDGTRKEAEKAVVKKID